The genomic DNA GCGATTAAGGCAGGCAAGGCCTCGATCGCGCTCATCTCGCTGGCAGGCTTGCCCCGGCAGATGATGGGCAATCTCGTGATGGATGGTTTCGGAGCCTCGGAGGATGCCTTCGAAGCGCCTTTCGGACCGACGGTTCACGGCCTGTACGCGCTTGCCGCCCGGCGACACATGTATGAGTTTGGCACCACGAGCGAGCAACTCGCCGAGATCAAGGTGGCCGCGTCGATTCACGCGCAACACAACCCGAACGCGTTGCTGTCCACGCCTGTGACCGTCGAAGAGGTGGTCAACTCGCCAATGGTCAGCGATCCGCTGCATCGCCTCGACTGCTGCGTCGTCACCGACGGCGGGGGGGCGCTCATCGTCGTCTCTCCCGAGGTGGCCCGCGATCTCGAACGCTCAGTGGTCAAGGTTCTCGGGCACGGCGAGGCTCCCAAGCACACCAACGGCGGCAAGGTGAATGTCACGTTCACTGGTGCGCGCTGGTCCGGCCCGACCGCGTTCGCGGAGGCGGGAGTCACGCCGCAGGACATCGACTACGCGTCGATCTATGACTCCTTCACCATCACGGTGCTCGAGACCATCGAGGACCTCGGCTTCTGCGAGAAGGGCAAAGGCGGCGAGTTCGTGCTCGACGGCACCCTTCAGGCGCCATTTGGCAAGCTTCCGTTCAATACCGACGGTGGGGGTCTGGCGAACAACCATCCGGCGAACCGTGGAG from Microbacterium profundi includes the following:
- a CDS encoding thiolase domain-containing protein: MSIRGAAFIAGAYEHPQRVIPDKSLGQVHAEVAAGALRDAGLSFSDVDAYFCAGDAPGLGGISMADYMGLKLRYTDSTETGGSSYIAHIGHAAAAIKAGKASIALISLAGLPRQMMGNLVMDGFGASEDAFEAPFGPTVHGLYALAARRHMYEFGTTSEQLAEIKVAASIHAQHNPNALLSTPVTVEEVVNSPMVSDPLHRLDCCVVTDGGGALIVVSPEVARDLERSVVKVLGHGEAPKHTNGGKVNVTFTGARWSGPTAFAEAGVTPQDIDYASIYDSFTITVLETIEDLGFCEKGKGGEFVLDGTLQAPFGKLPFNTDGGGLANNHPANRGGMTKVLEAVRQLRDEAHPAVQVPNAQLAIAHGTGGSLPTRMGAATVILGREDS